The following are from one region of the Methanococcoides methylutens genome:
- a CDS encoding acyltransferase: MISNRDQVTYGEVAGYYHSNKILFGIKYLKNWFLEQLASSCPVPSWRSKLHRMRGVNIANNVYVGYNVVFDRLHPELITIEEYAEIGDRSILSAHSRGSLTTRNAYPRTTAPIKIGRGVCINPGCIITQGVTIGDNSIIGTGSVVSRDISPNSVALGFPVRVIKKLNIEEDSK, encoded by the coding sequence ATGATATCAAACAGAGATCAAGTAACTTATGGGGAAGTAGCTGGATATTACCATAGTAATAAAATTTTGTTTGGTATTAAATATCTTAAAAATTGGTTTTTAGAACAACTTGCATCAAGTTGTCCCGTCCCCTCTTGGAGATCGAAATTGCATAGAATGCGGGGCGTAAATATTGCAAATAATGTATACGTCGGCTATAATGTGGTTTTTGATAGACTTCATCCCGAATTAATTACAATAGAGGAATATGCTGAAATTGGTGATCGGAGTATATTATCTGCCCACTCAAGAGGGAGTTTAACTACAAGAAATGCGTATCCAAGAACAACGGCACCCATAAAAATCGGACGCGGTGTTTGTATTAATCCAGGATGTATAATCACTCAGGGAGTTACAATTGGAGATAATTCCATAATAGGAACCGGATCTGTAGTTAGTCGTGATATTTCTCCAAATTCTGTTGCATTGGGTTTTCCGGTTCGAGTTATCAAAAAATTGAATATCGAAGAAGATTCAAAGTAA
- a CDS encoding sugar-binding protein: MILSIGIATAEAGSFDIQISKTNEIVTVSNAYGTVIYSGTDDADAIEAAIKELNNGGIILFKKGVYDIDRTLLLKSNLSLIGEEGVVFDCFNGLAFTVSTGGYSSLTSTLSSNVASADTIIKLSSTTGLNVGDYIKISDDVLSVHQDQYYKNGEIIKIISIDGNTITIDRPLYDGYATANNAMIRKISMLENINIENIDFVGYGIETNSVGISLYATRNFHISDCEVSNFGTQAIRLWDCLDAVVEDNVFKNNFKTGMGYSVNLVNACDNIMIRNNSFLENGRHYIAAGAGTSGSASYGMVRNVDVINNIFRDATQEAVNTHATTRAVVTVIGNEITNCGKGLEFSNSDSIVRDNTITDCLFGVHTLGTGTHLFENNYFQRNTVAIDSGASSVIRGNTFDNGGYIRPRFDTVIDNNRFVNYSGLSIYLSSAGEKMVITNNIFEGSVSSLIKLVYCTDIYLANNDLNGYVELGKSDNVRIANNHISSSSYGIRVWDAEGTYTISSNELVSGSKGVSLENLDGSPTAKQILISHNAIDAPVEVYNGGYPNVVIEEGSITSPVGPITSPEDPITSPEGPITSNAPLSNAGIDQVITSGEIVTLDGSASTDDVGIASYVWDFDSSDGLQQDATGAVVQHSYSLAGVYTATLTVTDGDGEIDSDTVLVTVEELPLDTSNIKMDVVRGTATIDGDLTDWQYISGVTIQGDSGRSSEEDNTATVKAMYDDSYLYVVYDVTDTNLQSDGLAEMDGLHLDDSVEIYLDTLHNAGTSMQADDYQFIINLNGVVLDDVGTGGGKDYSYSSNILSSVNLQGTKNDAITDTGYIIEVAIPWSDVGGKPSIDVIGLFLAVNDQDNTDAVYLLNWCDLTTSYAVPDFWGNAIIAAASNTAPVMNSINDISVNEGSTLSFIVSASDAEADSLAYSVSGLPDGASFDAITGEFSWTPSEYQVGSYGLVFEVSDGDLTDSESVTINVNAVNNDPLVNNLPVITSFSPANDAVFEDGDVINIEVTASDADGDELSYLLKINGATVGTTSSYVWNTDGVKSGTYTIEAIVSDGNAQVTSQNVVTIIKILPPWDVNKDGVVNILDVTIVSQNLGNDKPHPSWDVNNDGVVNIQDLTIVAHYFGEIIPQ, translated from the coding sequence ATGATATTAAGTATAGGGATTGCTACTGCAGAAGCTGGTTCATTTGATATTCAGATATCTAAAACCAATGAAATTGTAACTGTTTCAAATGCTTATGGAACGGTTATTTATAGTGGTACAGATGACGCCGATGCAATCGAGGCAGCGATCAAAGAACTAAATAATGGCGGAATTATACTCTTTAAAAAGGGTGTTTACGATATAGATCGTACCCTTCTTTTAAAATCTAATCTTTCATTGATTGGAGAGGAAGGAGTTGTGTTTGACTGCTTCAATGGTCTTGCATTCACTGTCTCAACAGGTGGATATTCTTCACTGACATCGACATTATCAAGTAACGTAGCTTCGGCGGATACAATCATTAAATTATCAAGCACAACAGGTCTCAATGTTGGAGACTATATTAAAATCTCAGATGATGTTCTCTCCGTACATCAGGACCAATATTATAAAAATGGAGAAATTATAAAAATAATTTCAATTGATGGTAATACTATCACTATTGATAGGCCCTTGTACGATGGTTATGCAACAGCAAACAATGCCATGATAAGGAAGATCTCAATGCTTGAAAACATCAATATTGAAAATATTGATTTTGTAGGCTATGGTATTGAGACGAATTCAGTTGGTATCAGCTTATATGCCACAAGAAATTTTCACATATCAGATTGTGAAGTATCAAATTTTGGAACACAGGCTATAAGGCTGTGGGATTGCTTAGATGCTGTTGTAGAGGACAATGTCTTCAAAAATAACTTCAAAACTGGTATGGGGTATAGTGTTAATCTTGTAAATGCATGCGATAATATCATGATAAGGAACAATTCATTCCTGGAAAATGGAAGGCATTACATTGCTGCAGGTGCTGGCACAAGTGGTTCAGCCTCATATGGTATGGTTAGGAACGTTGATGTGATTAACAATATTTTTAGAGATGCCACTCAGGAAGCCGTAAATACACACGCTACCACAAGAGCCGTTGTCACGGTTATTGGTAACGAGATCACTAATTGTGGAAAGGGTTTAGAATTTTCTAACAGTGATAGTATCGTAAGGGACAATACTATTACGGATTGTCTCTTTGGAGTCCACACGCTTGGTACTGGTACTCACCTTTTTGAGAATAACTATTTCCAGAGAAATACTGTTGCGATTGATTCCGGTGCTAGTTCTGTTATTAGGGGCAATACGTTTGATAATGGAGGTTATATCAGACCTCGATTTGACACTGTAATTGATAATAACAGGTTTGTGAATTATTCAGGATTAAGCATATATCTATCTTCTGCCGGAGAAAAAATGGTGATTACCAACAATATCTTTGAAGGAAGTGTGAGTAGCTTAATAAAATTAGTATATTGTACTGATATTTATCTGGCGAACAATGACTTGAATGGCTATGTTGAACTTGGAAAAAGTGATAATGTAAGAATAGCTAATAACCATATCTCTTCTTCAAGTTACGGCATACGTGTGTGGGATGCAGAAGGAACCTATACTATTTCATCTAATGAACTTGTAAGTGGGTCAAAAGGAGTCTCACTTGAGAATTTAGATGGCAGTCCTACAGCAAAACAAATTCTCATTTCACACAATGCCATTGATGCACCGGTGGAAGTGTATAATGGTGGCTATCCAAATGTCGTTATTGAAGAAGGCTCAATCACTTCTCCTGTAGGTCCAATCACTTCTCCTGAAGACCCAATCACTTCTCCTGAAGGCCCAATCACTTCTAATGCTCCTCTTTCCAATGCAGGTATTGACCAAGTGATTACCTCTGGTGAGATCGTTACCCTTGACGGTTCTGCATCAACAGACGATGTTGGCATTGCATCTTACGTATGGGACTTCGATTCTTCTGATGGTCTCCAGCAGGATGCTACTGGTGCTGTTGTACAGCACTCATATAGTTTAGCTGGGGTATATACGGCAACATTGACGGTGACAGATGGTGATGGTGAGATTGACTCGGACACTGTTCTTGTAACAGTGGAAGAACTTCCATTGGACACCAGCAACATAAAAATGGATGTCGTGCGTGGTACAGCTACGATTGATGGTGATCTGACTGACTGGCAATATATCTCTGGAGTTACAATACAAGGCGATTCCGGCAGAAGTTCTGAAGAAGACAATACTGCAACAGTGAAAGCAATGTATGATGACTCATATCTTTACGTTGTATATGATGTGACAGATACCAACCTCCAGTCAGATGGTCTGGCTGAGATGGATGGTCTTCATTTAGATGATAGTGTTGAGATCTATCTTGACACTTTGCACAACGCTGGGACTTCAATGCAGGCAGATGATTATCAATTCATCATAAACCTGAATGGTGTCGTTTTGGATGATGTGGGTACTGGTGGTGGAAAGGATTACAGTTACTCAAGCAATATTCTCTCCAGTGTGAATTTGCAGGGTACCAAGAACGATGCCATTACGGATACTGGCTACATCATCGAGGTTGCAATTCCATGGAGTGACGTCGGTGGAAAACCTTCCATCGATGTTATTGGTCTGTTCCTTGCAGTAAATGACCAGGATAATACCGATGCTGTATATCTCCTTAATTGGTGCGATCTGACCACCTCCTACGCTGTCCCTGATTTCTGGGGTAATGCAATCATTGCAGCTGCAAGCAACACAGCACCTGTTATGAACTCCATTAATGACATTTCTGTGAATGAAGGAAGCACTCTAAGCTTTATTGTCAGTGCCTCAGATGCTGAAGCTGACTCTCTCGCCTACTCAGTAAGCGGTCTTCCGGATGGTGCATCATTTGATGCTATCACAGGTGAATTCAGCTGGACCCCTTCCGAGTATCAGGTAGGTAGCTATGGTCTTGTCTTTGAAGTTAGTGATGGTGACCTCACTGATTCAGAATCCGTGACGATTAATGTTAATGCGGTAAACAATGATCCTCTGGTCAATAATCTTCCGGTTATTACGTCATTCTCTCCTGCTAATGATGCAGTTTTTGAGGATGGGGATGTTATCAACATCGAAGTAACCGCTTCCGATGCAGATGGGGATGAATTGTCCTATCTCCTGAAGATTAACGGTGCTACTGTCGGCACAACTTCCAGTTATGTATGGAATACTGATGGTGTTAAATCTGGAACTTATACTATCGAAGCTATTGTTAGCGATGGAAATGCTCAAGTAACTTCCCAAAACGTCGTCACTATCATCAAAATCCTCCCTCCCTGGGATGTGAATAAGGATGGTGTGGTGAACATTCTGGATGTTACTATAGTATCTCAGAACCTTGGCAATGACAAGCCGCATCCAAGCTGGGATGTGAATAATGATGGTGTAGTGAACATTCAGGATCTTACCATTGTAGCACATTACTTCGGTGAAATAATTCCACAGTGA
- a CDS encoding phosphopantetheine adenylyltransferase produces MGRTAVGGTFEQLHDGHRKLIRKAFETAGDDILDIGLTSNGMAGEKNRDIPDYPTREKKLTDFIKELGIPEERYHIRMLTTPYGTTLEDDYDAIVVSPETYPVALKINELRKKSGKPEIKIVRIEYVMADDDIPISSTRIVHGEIDVHGHLKGLQH; encoded by the coding sequence CTCCACGACGGACACAGGAAACTGATAAGAAAAGCCTTCGAGACAGCCGGAGACGACATTCTGGACATCGGCCTGACATCAAACGGCATGGCCGGAGAAAAGAACCGCGACATCCCCGACTACCCCACCCGCGAGAAGAAGCTCACCGATTTCATTAAAGAACTCGGCATCCCGGAAGAACGCTATCATATCCGGATGCTCACCACCCCCTACGGAACCACCCTGGAAGACGACTACGATGCGATAGTGGTCTCACCCGAAACCTACCCCGTAGCCCTGAAGATCAACGAACTGAGAAAGAAATCCGGCAAGCCCGAGATCAAGATCGTCAGAATAGAGTACGTCATGGCCGATGATGATATTCCTATTTCTTCTACAAGAATCGTACATGGGGAGATTGATGTACATGGGCATTTGAAAGGATTACAGCATTAA